A genomic stretch from Rhodobacterales bacterium HKCCA1288 includes:
- the phaR gene encoding polyhydroxyalkanoate synthesis repressor PhaR yields MAQAQEPLLIKRYASRRLYNTETSDYVTLDDIAGFIRAGREVKIVDLKSGDDLTRQFLLQIIAEHESRGESVLPIAVLNDLVRSYTSQAQSVVPDFLAMSFDMLKQGQSAMMENMSAINPMASMPGFEAMRAQQEAFMKAMTGGLGKGWSGPSAEEEDAPTPAREEDELSQIKRQLAELQNKLSKL; encoded by the coding sequence ATGGCACAGGCACAAGAGCCTTTATTGATCAAACGCTATGCCAGCCGCAGGCTCTATAATACTGAGACCTCCGATTATGTGACGCTTGATGATATTGCGGGGTTCATCCGCGCAGGGCGCGAGGTGAAGATTGTTGACCTGAAATCAGGGGATGATCTGACCCGCCAATTTCTGTTGCAGATTATCGCAGAACATGAATCACGCGGCGAAAGTGTTTTGCCAATCGCCGTGCTGAATGACTTGGTGCGCAGTTACACAAGCCAAGCACAAAGCGTGGTTCCCGATTTTCTCGCGATGTCCTTTGATATGCTCAAACAGGGCCAATCCGCGATGATGGAAAACATGAGCGCGATTAACCCGATGGCCTCCATGCCCGGGTTCGAGGCCATGCGCGCGCAGCAAGAAGCCTTCATGAAGGCCATGACTGGTGGTTTGGGAAAAGGGTGGTCAGGCCCGAGCGCAGAGGAGGAAGACGCGCCCACCCCTGCGCGCGAAGAGGACGAACTGAGCCAGATCAAACGCCAGCTTGCGGAATTGCAAAACAAGCTCTCCAAGCTGTGA
- a CDS encoding Phasin codes for MAKTAANEFTKVLQDMMKAYPMDMSAMTDAFKNSAAMGEKFSKVALEAAEKSAEIQAGWTKDTIAKLGDVAKVKEEPADYSKALTDFASAQAEIAAENMAAFAEVAKKVQMDTVELMMAAGKSATEEASAAVKKATAEVTAAAKKAATAAA; via the coding sequence ATGGCAAAAACCGCCGCAAACGAATTCACAAAAGTTCTTCAGGACATGATGAAGGCTTACCCAATGGACATGTCGGCAATGACCGATGCGTTCAAAAACTCTGCCGCGATGGGCGAGAAGTTCTCGAAAGTTGCTCTTGAAGCCGCTGAGAAATCCGCTGAGATCCAAGCAGGTTGGACAAAAGACACCATCGCGAAACTCGGCGATGTTGCCAAAGTTAAAGAAGAGCCTGCTGACTACAGCAAAGCCCTGACCGATTTCGCTTCTGCACAAGCAGAAATCGCAGCTGAAAACATGGCTGCTTTCGCTGAAGTTGCGAAAAAAGTTCAGATGGACACTGTTGAGTTGATGATGGCTGCAGGCAAATCTGCAACTGAAGAAGCTTCTGCAGCTGTTAAAAAAGCAACTGCTGAAGTTACTGCAGCAGCCAAGAAAGCAGCAACTGCAGCTGCATAA
- the phaC gene encoding class I poly(R)-hydroxyalkanoic acid synthase, whose amino-acid sequence MGDHLEKLNTNLKRVEELSQRLVEALANKGQNDPGLNGPGPDLYMKASMAYWSELVNNPAKLMERQVKFWADSVTHYAEAQQNLAQGKLEPPEDNTPDDRRFSNPLWKTHPYFNYVKQQYMISANAIEASLKDLEGLEHKDRQRIEFFAKQMVDLFAPTNFLATNPDALERAVETEGESLVKGLENLVRDIEAHKGEILPTLADGSAFELGKNIATAKGAVIYRNEMMELLQFAPTTETVYKKPVIIFPPWINKYYVMDLRPENSLIRWIVDQGYTLFVVSWKNPDKSYSDKGLEDYIEKGYLKAIDVVKEVTGSKAVNAVGYCIAGTTLSLTLSLLKKRRQKPISSATFFTTLTDFSDQGEFTVFLQDDFVDAIERQVAEDGVLDNKYMAKTFSFLRAKDLIYGPAVRSYMMGEAPPAFDLLYWNGDGTHLPGKMTVQYLRGLCQSNDFAERTFELMGKKLKVSDVDLPLCAIACEADHIAAWKDSYRGVQKMGSEDKTFILSQSGHIAGIINPPNKKKYGHYTNDDLSLSVKDWREQAEFHEGSWWPRWEAWLRTHSGKRVAARSLGESGYKILAQAPGTYVKETPEL is encoded by the coding sequence ATGGGTGACCATTTAGAAAAGTTAAACACCAATCTCAAACGCGTGGAAGAGTTAAGCCAACGTTTGGTTGAAGCCCTCGCAAATAAAGGCCAAAACGACCCTGGCCTGAATGGGCCAGGCCCCGATCTCTATATGAAAGCCAGCATGGCGTATTGGTCGGAACTGGTGAATAACCCCGCAAAATTAATGGAGCGGCAGGTCAAATTTTGGGCTGACTCCGTCACGCATTACGCCGAAGCTCAACAGAATCTTGCGCAAGGCAAGCTAGAGCCGCCCGAGGATAACACCCCAGATGATCGCCGTTTTTCCAATCCGCTGTGGAAAACGCACCCCTATTTTAACTACGTCAAACAGCAATATATGATCTCGGCCAATGCCATAGAGGCTTCGTTGAAGGATCTTGAGGGGCTAGAGCATAAAGATCGGCAGAGAATCGAATTCTTTGCAAAACAGATGGTTGATCTTTTTGCACCAACAAATTTTCTGGCCACGAACCCAGATGCGTTAGAGCGTGCGGTTGAAACCGAGGGCGAAAGCCTTGTGAAAGGCTTAGAGAACCTCGTGCGTGATATTGAGGCCCATAAGGGTGAGATCTTGCCAACCTTGGCCGATGGTTCGGCCTTTGAATTGGGCAAGAATATTGCAACCGCAAAAGGCGCCGTGATCTATCGCAATGAAATGATGGAGTTGCTGCAATTCGCGCCGACCACAGAAACCGTCTACAAAAAACCTGTGATCATCTTCCCGCCGTGGATCAACAAATATTACGTAATGGATTTGCGCCCCGAAAATAGTTTGATCCGATGGATTGTGGATCAAGGCTATACCTTGTTCGTAGTGTCGTGGAAGAACCCTGATAAATCCTATTCAGATAAGGGCCTCGAAGATTACATCGAGAAAGGCTATCTCAAGGCTATTGACGTGGTTAAAGAGGTCACGGGGAGTAAGGCGGTCAATGCGGTGGGCTATTGCATTGCAGGCACCACCCTCAGCCTCACGCTCTCGCTGCTGAAAAAACGCCGCCAAAAGCCGATCTCATCTGCTACCTTCTTCACCACGCTGACGGATTTTTCCGATCAGGGTGAATTTACGGTCTTTCTGCAAGATGATTTTGTCGATGCCATCGAACGGCAGGTTGCCGAAGATGGTGTGTTAGATAACAAATATATGGCCAAGACCTTTAGCTTTTTGCGCGCCAAGGATTTGATCTACGGCCCTGCGGTGCGCAGCTATATGATGGGCGAGGCCCCGCCTGCCTTTGATCTGCTTTACTGGAATGGTGACGGGACGCATTTGCCTGGCAAGATGACTGTGCAATATTTGCGAGGTCTTTGCCAAAGCAATGATTTTGCGGAGCGCACGTTTGAATTGATGGGAAAGAAGCTCAAGGTCAGTGATGTCGACCTGCCGCTTTGCGCCATTGCCTGCGAGGCGGATCACATTGCGGCGTGGAAGGACAGTTATCGCGGTGTGCAAAAAATGGGGTCAGAGGATAAAACCTTTATCTTGTCCCAATCGGGCCATATCGCGGGGATCATCAATCCGCCCAACAAAAAGAAATATGGTCACTATACAAATGATGACCTTAGCCTTTCCGTGAAAGACTGGCGCGAGCAGGCTGAATTCCACGAAGGGTCATGGTGGCCTCGGTGGGAAGCATGGTTGCGCACCCATTCGGGAAAGCGCGTTGCTGCGCGCAGCTTGGGTGAGTCGGGCTATAAAATATTGGCGCAAGCCCCTGGCACCTATGTCAAGGAAACGCCAGAACTCTGA
- the phaZ gene encoding polyhydroxyalkanoate depolymerase has translation MRQLLTYDFMETMRVTNQWLGSTARAMCSYPQFGLVANPAIQMTAAWGEVMERSFARMAVKPDWGIRSITLGDGRDHAVSPNVVLPKPFGDLVHFAVAGREAMARKVLLVAPMSGHYATLLRSTVISLLPDCDVYVTDWHNARDIPVSAGKFDVEDYTLYLVDFMRHMGPDTHVIAVCQPAPLTLAATAYLAEEDPKAQPRSLTLIGGPIDPEAAPTDVTDFGNRVTMGQLEQSMLQRVGFKYAGAGRMVYPGLQQLSSFMAMNAEKHSRAFTEQILRVAKGEASDNDKHNRFYDEYLAVMDMPAEFYLSTVDRIFKKREIAKNTFTVAGKPVDIGKITSVAVKTVEGGKDDISAPGQCIAALDLCTGLPDSKKASHLEPDAGHYGIFAGKSWRNNIRPLVLDFIDANNKSAKIKAVS, from the coding sequence ATGCGACAGCTTCTCACCTATGATTTCATGGAAACCATGCGCGTGACCAATCAATGGCTTGGATCAACCGCGCGGGCGATGTGCTCCTATCCGCAATTCGGGCTTGTAGCCAATCCTGCCATCCAAATGACCGCCGCTTGGGGCGAGGTGATGGAGCGCAGTTTTGCGCGTATGGCCGTAAAACCTGATTGGGGAATTCGCTCCATCACACTCGGCGATGGCCGTGACCACGCTGTCAGTCCAAATGTGGTTCTTCCAAAACCTTTTGGCGATTTGGTGCATTTCGCTGTTGCCGGGCGCGAGGCTATGGCCCGCAAAGTGTTGTTGGTTGCCCCAATGTCGGGCCATTACGCCACGCTTCTGCGCTCGACCGTCATCAGTTTGCTGCCCGATTGTGATGTCTATGTCACCGATTGGCACAATGCCCGCGACATTCCTGTCAGCGCGGGCAAGTTCGATGTCGAGGATTACACTCTCTATCTGGTGGATTTCATGCGCCACATGGGGCCAGACACCCATGTTATCGCGGTCTGCCAACCCGCCCCACTGACCTTAGCGGCAACCGCCTATCTGGCCGAGGAAGACCCCAAGGCACAGCCCCGCTCATTGACCCTGATTGGGGGGCCAATCGACCCGGAAGCCGCGCCAACGGATGTCACCGATTTTGGCAATCGCGTCACCATGGGCCAGTTGGAACAGTCCATGTTGCAGCGGGTGGGGTTCAAATATGCCGGCGCGGGCCGCATGGTCTATCCAGGCTTGCAGCAGCTTAGCTCGTTTATGGCGATGAATGCCGAAAAACACAGCCGCGCCTTCACCGAGCAGATCCTTCGTGTGGCCAAGGGCGAGGCATCTGACAATGACAAGCATAACCGCTTTTATGATGAATATCTTGCGGTGATGGATATGCCTGCGGAATTCTACCTCTCAACCGTGGATCGTATTTTCAAGAAACGCGAAATTGCGAAAAATACCTTCACCGTTGCGGGTAAGCCTGTCGATATCGGCAAAATCACATCGGTTGCGGTGAAAACCGTTGAGGGCGGCAAAGATGATATTTCCGCCCCGGGCCAATGTATTGCAGCCCTAGATCTATGCACGGGCCTGCCAGACAGCAAAAAGGCGAGCCACCTCGAGCCTGATGCAGGCCATTACGGGATTTTTGCAGGCAAAAGCTGGCGCAACAATATCCGCCCGCTTGTTCTGGATTTTATTGACGCCAACAATAAGTCCGCGAAGATCAAAGCCGTCAGTTAA
- a CDS encoding alpha/beta hydrolase — MPDHLITAKSRRIAYHLTEGTHPMVVFLGGLRSDMAGTKAVFLEEYAKSRGRAFLRFDYSGHGESSGAFTEGCIGDWAEDAAEVLDRLAPKRVVLVGSSMGGWISLLMARRNPERIAGLIGIAAAPDFTEDGFWASFSEDQRAEVMGQGQTALPSEYGEPMIVTKRMIEDGRKNLVLRSPLVIDAPVRLFQGTEDEAVDQAVALRLLAHLQCDDLHLELVKGEDHRFSSPHCLDLLARRLDEMLESAV; from the coding sequence ATGCCCGACCATCTGATCACCGCGAAATCTCGCCGCATTGCCTATCATCTGACAGAAGGCACCCATCCGATGGTTGTGTTTTTGGGCGGCTTGCGCTCAGACATGGCGGGAACCAAGGCCGTATTCCTTGAGGAATATGCTAAATCCCGTGGCCGCGCTTTTCTGCGGTTTGATTACTCTGGCCATGGCGAAAGCAGCGGCGCATTCACTGAGGGCTGTATTGGCGATTGGGCCGAAGACGCTGCGGAGGTTTTAGATCGCCTTGCCCCGAAGCGGGTGGTTTTGGTGGGGTCGTCCATGGGGGGATGGATTTCACTGTTGATGGCGCGCCGAAACCCCGAACGGATTGCAGGGCTGATTGGCATCGCGGCTGCCCCTGACTTTACTGAAGATGGGTTTTGGGCCAGTTTTTCCGAAGATCAACGCGCTGAAGTCATGGGGCAGGGGCAAACCGCGCTGCCCTCAGAATACGGGGAGCCGATGATCGTCACCAAGCGTATGATTGAAGATGGGCGCAAGAATTTGGTTCTGCGCAGCCCTTTGGTGATTGATGCCCCTGTGCGCCTTTTCCAAGGCACCGAGGATGAGGCGGTAGATCAAGCGGTGGCTTTGCGCCTTCTTGCGCACTTGCAGTGCGATGATTTGCATTTGGAATTGGTCAAAGGCGAAGATCACCGCTTTTCCAGCCCGCATTGCCTTGATCTTTTGGCGCGCAGGCTGGATGAAATGCTGGAAAGCGCGGTTTAA
- the thrS gene encoding threonine--tRNA ligase, whose product MPQISLTFPDGNSRSYEAGVTAAEVAESIASSLAKKAISATVNGAHYDLAWPIDTDATIAINTMKDNDAEALELIRHDFAHVMARAVQEIWPDVKVTIGPVIENGWYYDFDRKEPFTPDDLGRIEAKMKESINARDTVRTEIWDRARAIAHYEAAGEPYKVELVGMIPEDQPVRMYWHGDWQDLCRGPHLQHTGQLPADAFKLMKLAGAYWRGDSNRPMLQRIYGVAFKNRDDLKAHLTFLEEAEKRDHRRLGREMNLFHMQEEAPGQVFWHPNGWRIYTALQDYMRRRQQDGGYVEVNTPQVVDRRLWEASGHWEKYQENMFIVEVDEDHAREKAINALKPMNCPCHVQIFNQGMKSYRDLPLRMAEFGSCNRYEPSGALHGIMRVRGFTQDDAHIFCRETQIEDETKQFIELLSAVYKDLGFEKFRVKFSDRPDTRAGSDEVWDKAEAALKSATEAAGYAYELNPGEGAFYGPKLEFVLTDAIGRDWQCGTLQVDFVLPERLDATYIGEDGAKHRPVMLHRAILGSFERFIGILIENFAGRLPFWLAPRQVVVASIVSEADGFVDEIVALLKKRGVRAEADKRNEKINYKIREHSTGKVPVILAVGRKEMEDRSVTLRRLGEHQTSVQPLDAVIDALVAEAIAPDLRS is encoded by the coding sequence ATGCCACAGATTTCCCTAACATTTCCCGATGGCAATTCCCGCAGCTACGAGGCTGGCGTGACAGCCGCCGAGGTGGCCGAAAGCATCGCAAGCTCGCTTGCCAAAAAGGCGATCAGCGCCACAGTGAACGGCGCGCATTACGATTTGGCTTGGCCAATTGATACCGATGCCACCATCGCGATCAACACTATGAAGGACAATGACGCCGAAGCCTTAGAGCTGATCCGTCACGACTTTGCCCATGTGATGGCGCGCGCCGTTCAAGAAATCTGGCCAGATGTAAAAGTGACAATCGGCCCTGTCATAGAAAATGGCTGGTATTACGATTTCGACCGCAAAGAGCCCTTCACCCCAGATGATCTGGGTCGGATTGAAGCGAAGATGAAAGAGAGCATCAACGCCCGCGATACCGTGCGCACAGAAATCTGGGATCGTGCACGCGCAATCGCCCATTACGAAGCGGCAGGCGAACCATATAAGGTTGAACTGGTTGGGATGATCCCCGAAGATCAACCCGTGCGGATGTATTGGCACGGGGATTGGCAAGACCTCTGCCGTGGCCCGCATTTGCAGCACACGGGGCAATTGCCCGCTGATGCGTTTAAATTGATGAAGCTCGCAGGCGCATATTGGCGCGGCGACAGCAATCGCCCTATGCTGCAGCGCATCTATGGGGTCGCGTTCAAAAACCGCGATGACCTCAAGGCACATCTGACTTTCTTGGAAGAAGCCGAAAAGCGCGACCACCGCCGCTTGGGCCGCGAGATGAACCTGTTCCATATGCAGGAAGAGGCCCCAGGTCAGGTGTTTTGGCACCCCAATGGGTGGCGCATATACACGGCGCTGCAAGATTACATGCGCCGCCGTCAGCAAGATGGCGGCTATGTAGAAGTTAACACCCCGCAAGTGGTTGACCGCCGTCTTTGGGAGGCCTCGGGCCACTGGGAAAAATACCAAGAGAATATGTTCATCGTGGAAGTGGACGAAGACCATGCCCGCGAAAAGGCCATCAACGCCCTGAAGCCGATGAACTGCCCCTGCCATGTGCAGATTTTCAATCAAGGCATGAAGTCCTATCGCGACCTGCCCTTGCGGATGGCGGAATTTGGATCATGTAACCGATACGAACCATCAGGTGCCTTGCACGGTATTATGCGGGTGCGCGGCTTTACCCAAGATGACGCGCATATCTTCTGCCGCGAAACGCAGATTGAGGATGAAACAAAGCAATTCATCGAATTGCTTTCGGCGGTTTACAAGGATCTTGGGTTCGAGAAATTCCGCGTGAAATTCTCTGACCGCCCCGACACCCGCGCGGGCAGCGATGAGGTTTGGGACAAGGCCGAAGCGGCGCTGAAATCTGCCACCGAAGCGGCGGGATATGCCTATGAACTGAATCCCGGCGAAGGGGCATTTTACGGCCCGAAACTGGAATTCGTGCTGACCGATGCCATTGGGCGCGATTGGCAATGCGGCACGTTGCAGGTGGATTTCGTTCTGCCCGAACGTCTGGACGCCACCTATATCGGTGAGGATGGCGCGAAACACCGCCCCGTCATGCTGCACCGCGCTATTTTGGGCAGCTTTGAGCGTTTCATTGGCATCTTGATCGAGAACTTCGCAGGCCGCCTGCCCTTCTGGTTGGCCCCGCGTCAAGTTGTGGTTGCCTCTATCGTCTCCGAAGCGGATGGGTTTGTGGATGAGATTGTAGCGCTGCTCAAAAAACGGGGCGTGCGCGCCGAGGCTGATAAGCGCAACGAAAAGATCAATTATAAAATCCGCGAGCATTCCACAGGAAAGGTGCCTGTGATTTTGGCCGTTGGACGCAAAGAGATGGAAGATCGCAGCGTGACCTTGCGCCGTTTGGGTGAACACCAAACTTCCGTTCAGCCCTTAGATGCTGTGATCGATGCCTTGGTCGCCGAGGCGATTGCGCCTGATCTGCGCAGCTAA
- a CDS encoding arsenate reductase translates to MQIIGLKNCDTCRKAVKELTAAGHSAVLRDLRETPLSDAEISQFLAEFGADALINRKSTTWRGLDENTRATDPKALLATHAALMKRPVILADNGALYLGWGADVKAALL, encoded by the coding sequence ATGCAGATTATTGGGCTGAAAAATTGTGACACATGCCGCAAGGCGGTGAAGGAATTGACCGCTGCAGGTCATAGCGCCGTGTTGCGTGATCTGCGCGAAACCCCGTTGAGCGATGCTGAGATTTCGCAGTTTTTGGCAGAATTTGGGGCGGATGCCCTCATTAATCGCAAATCCACCACGTGGCGTGGTTTGGATGAGAACACGCGCGCTACTGACCCAAAGGCGCTATTGGCGACCCATGCCGCGCTGATGAAACGCCCCGTCATCCTTGCGGATAACGGGGCGCTCTATCTGGGATGGGGCGCGGATGTAAAAGCCGCGCTTTTATAA
- a CDS encoding cold-shock protein, whose translation MPTGTVKWFNTTKGYGFIAPDGGGKDVFVHISAVEQAGMKELADNTKISFELREGRDGRASAVDLKIL comes from the coding sequence ATGCCCACTGGCACTGTGAAATGGTTCAACACCACCAAAGGTTACGGGTTTATCGCGCCTGATGGCGGCGGCAAAGATGTGTTCGTGCATATCTCTGCAGTTGAACAAGCGGGGATGAAAGAATTAGCCGATAACACGAAAATCAGCTTTGAGCTTCGTGAAGGCCGCGATGGTCGGGCCTCTGCGGTCGATCTGAAAATTCTCTGA
- a CDS encoding DUF2177 family protein, with protein sequence MTLLILFVATSLIFLIADAVMLNTVLQPVFARHIGDLLYEGGFRLLPAILFYLTYMGGILYFASTPAMRADTPSLALINGAILGFVAYGTYEFTSWAVMRDWHPQMVVMDVIWGATLTGVAAWGGVMIARAITA encoded by the coding sequence ATGACCCTCTTAATCCTCTTTGTGGCGACATCTTTGATCTTCCTCATCGCCGATGCGGTGATGTTGAACACAGTGTTACAGCCTGTCTTTGCGCGGCATATTGGCGATTTGCTTTATGAAGGTGGGTTTCGCCTGTTGCCTGCAATCTTGTTTTATCTGACCTATATGGGGGGCATTCTTTACTTTGCCTCCACCCCCGCGATGCGCGCAGATACGCCAAGCCTGGCCCTGATCAATGGCGCAATTTTGGGGTTTGTGGCCTATGGCACCTATGAGTTCACGTCATGGGCGGTAATGCGTGACTGGCACCCGCAAATGGTGGTGATGGATGTGATTTGGGGCGCCACGCTGACAGGGGTTGCCGCATGGGGTGGGGTCATGATCGCGCGCGCCATCACGGCCTAG
- a CDS encoding dihydrofolate reductase, giving the protein MISLVVARAQNGAIGKGNTIPWHAPEDLAFFQRETLGGAVIMGRNTWESLPFKPLKNRLNIVVSRDKTLHDTVVASVDAAIELARSAGYPRIYGIGGAQIYAQMLPMADRLLVTEVDLVIEAADAYFPEINEGDWREAWRHSLREDGPACVVRELVRA; this is encoded by the coding sequence ATGATTTCACTTGTGGTAGCGCGGGCGCAGAACGGCGCGATTGGTAAAGGCAACACAATCCCGTGGCATGCGCCCGAAGATTTGGCCTTTTTCCAACGTGAAACACTGGGCGGGGCGGTGATTATGGGCCGCAACACATGGGAGAGCCTACCGTTTAAGCCGCTGAAAAATCGCCTCAATATCGTGGTCAGCCGTGATAAAACGCTGCACGATACGGTTGTCGCTTCTGTGGATGCAGCGATTGAGTTGGCCCGAAGCGCAGGGTATCCGCGGATTTACGGGATTGGCGGCGCACAGATTTATGCGCAAATGCTGCCGATGGCAGACAGGCTTTTGGTCACCGAGGTTGATTTGGTGATTGAGGCGGCAGATGCCTACTTCCCTGAGATCAACGAAGGTGATTGGCGCGAGGCGTGGCGGCATTCCTTGCGCGAGGATGGCCCCGCGTGCGTGGTGCGGGAATTGGTGCGGGCCTAA
- a CDS encoding thymidylate synthase, which translates to MQQYHDQLALILEKGVDTTDRTGTGTRSYFGLQARYDLSETFPLITTKKLHLKSIIHELLWFLAGDTNIGYLKENGVSIWDEWADEKGDLGPVYGHQWRHFPKVARGADGAVSIGSVDQISNLVEMIKRTPDSRRLIVSAWNPGEVDQMALPPCHTLWQVKILNGRLSLQLYQRSADMFLGVPFNIASYALLAVMLAHVTGYKPGEFVHSIGDGHIYSNHMDQVKEQLSRDSRPAPTLRLARDVGSIFDFRYDDFIIEGYDPHPAIKAPVAV; encoded by the coding sequence ATGCAGCAATATCATGACCAATTGGCGCTGATCCTTGAAAAGGGCGTGGATACAACCGACCGCACAGGCACGGGCACGCGCAGCTATTTCGGCCTGCAAGCGCGCTATGATTTGAGCGAGACTTTCCCGCTCATCACAACCAAAAAGCTGCATCTGAAATCCATCATCCACGAGTTGTTATGGTTCCTCGCGGGCGACACGAATATCGGCTATCTCAAAGAAAATGGTGTGTCTATTTGGGATGAATGGGCCGATGAGAAGGGCGATCTTGGCCCTGTATACGGCCACCAATGGCGACATTTCCCAAAGGTTGCGCGTGGCGCAGATGGCGCCGTGTCGATTGGATCGGTTGATCAGATTTCGAATTTGGTTGAGATGATCAAACGCACGCCTGACAGCCGCCGCCTGATTGTGTCTGCTTGGAACCCTGGCGAGGTGGATCAAATGGCCCTGCCGCCCTGCCATACGCTGTGGCAGGTGAAAATCTTGAACGGGCGGCTGAGCCTGCAGCTTTATCAGCGTTCGGCAGATATGTTTTTAGGGGTTCCGTTTAACATTGCCTCTTATGCCTTGCTTGCGGTGATGCTGGCCCATGTCACGGGCTATAAGCCTGGTGAATTTGTGCATTCCATTGGGGATGGTCACATCTATTCGAACCATATGGATCAGGTGAAAGAACAGCTGTCGCGCGACAGCCGCCCTGCGCCGACCTTGCGGCTTGCACGCGATGTCGGGTCGATTTTCGATTTCCGCTACGATGATTTCATCATCGAAGGGTATGATCCCCATCCCGCCATCAAAGCGCCTGTGGCGGTTTAG
- a CDS encoding VOC family protein gives MAIRYLHTMVRVKDLEATQKFFALLGLKETRRSDYESGRFSLIFMAPEGQEECPVELTYNWDGDDGLPSDSRHFGHLAYEVDDIYAMCQHLMDHGVTINRPPRDGRMAFVRSPDNISVELLQKGAAQEPAEPWASMPNIGHW, from the coding sequence GTGGCAATCCGATATCTTCATACAATGGTGCGCGTCAAAGACCTTGAAGCAACCCAAAAATTCTTTGCGCTTTTAGGCCTAAAGGAGACGCGGCGCTCTGATTATGAAAGCGGGCGCTTCAGCCTGATCTTCATGGCCCCTGAAGGCCAAGAAGAATGTCCCGTTGAACTGACCTATAACTGGGATGGCGATGATGGGCTGCCATCAGATAGCCGCCATTTCGGGCATCTCGCCTATGAGGTGGATGATATCTACGCGATGTGTCAGCACTTGATGGATCATGGCGTGACAATCAATCGTCCCCCGCGCGATGGTCGTATGGCCTTTGTGCGCTCACCCGATAATATCTCGGTGGAATTGCTTCAAAAAGGGGCGGCACAAGAGCCCGCTGAACCATGGGCTTCGATGCCAAATATCGGTCATTGGTAA
- a CDS encoding DUF1194 domain-containing protein: MGFDAKYRSLVRAALIIGVALLLPQSATACRLALALGLDASASVDSDEHSLMRAGLANALTSPVVMTALFDSAAPVAIFVYEWSGRRQQQVLVDWTILDTPTTLTAVAAEIVAAPRGDDEFPTALGYALGFGATQLAAAPACDFYTLDISGDGENNEGFQPSHAFAHFPFDGVTVNGLAIGGAAVDIVEYYQREILRGPGAFIEQARDYQDFEAAMLRKLERELRPMMLGGL, encoded by the coding sequence ATGGGCTTCGATGCCAAATATCGGTCATTGGTAAGGGCCGCCCTCATAATTGGGGTGGCTTTGCTGCTGCCCCAATCGGCAACAGCTTGCCGCTTGGCCTTGGCCCTTGGGTTGGATGCATCGGCATCGGTTGACAGTGATGAACACAGCCTGATGCGCGCGGGCCTTGCCAATGCGTTGACAAGCCCAGTTGTCATGACCGCACTCTTTGACAGCGCGGCACCTGTGGCCATCTTCGTGTATGAGTGGTCAGGGAGGAGGCAACAGCAGGTTTTGGTTGACTGGACGATCCTCGACACCCCGACAACCCTCACCGCTGTTGCTGCCGAAATTGTGGCCGCGCCGCGCGGGGATGATGAATTTCCAACCGCACTTGGATACGCGCTTGGCTTTGGAGCCACGCAATTAGCCGCCGCACCTGCCTGTGATTTTTATACGCTCGACATCTCTGGGGATGGTGAAAATAACGAGGGATTTCAACCAAGCCATGCTTTTGCCCATTTCCCCTTTGACGGTGTTACTGTGAACGGGTTGGCGATTGGGGGCGCGGCGGTTGATATTGTCGAATATTACCAACGCGAAATCCTGCGCGGGCCGGGTGCCTTTATCGAACAGGCGCGCGATTACCAAGATTTTGAAGCCGCCATGTTGCGCAAACTCGAACGCGAATTGCGCCCCATGATGTTGGGCGGCCTTTAA